In the genome of Saccharomonospora viridis DSM 43017, one region contains:
- the pstC gene encoding phosphate ABC transporter permease subunit PstC has product MPSTADKPRTRRAPLRPGDRIFAGASTGAGILILVVLAGVAAFLVTEAWPAITAPAEEIPGGEGLIVYIWPLLFGTLLSAVFALLIAAPLAVAIALFVTYYAPRRIAQALGYLIDLLAAVPSIVYGLWGFNQLAPLTVEPSGWLAENLGFIPFFEGPPSATGRTMLVAILVLAVMILPIITAVVREAFVQTPRLHEEASLALGATRWEMIKMAVLPFGRSSIIGASMLGLGRALGETMAVAIVLSVSGGVTFNLISTGNPGTIAANIALQFPESTGIAINTLIASGLVLFALTLVVNMAARAVVERRKEFSGAN; this is encoded by the coding sequence TTGCCCAGCACAGCGGATAAGCCGCGCACGCGGAGAGCGCCACTGCGGCCGGGGGACCGTATCTTCGCCGGCGCCTCCACGGGCGCGGGCATCCTGATCCTCGTCGTACTCGCCGGTGTCGCGGCATTCCTCGTCACGGAGGCGTGGCCGGCGATCACCGCCCCCGCCGAGGAGATCCCCGGTGGCGAGGGACTCATCGTCTACATCTGGCCACTGCTGTTCGGCACGCTGCTGTCAGCGGTGTTCGCACTGCTGATCGCCGCTCCGCTCGCAGTGGCCATCGCTTTGTTCGTGACCTACTACGCGCCCCGACGTATCGCGCAGGCCCTGGGGTATCTGATCGACCTGCTCGCGGCCGTGCCGAGCATCGTCTACGGCCTGTGGGGCTTCAACCAGCTCGCACCGTTGACGGTCGAACCGTCGGGCTGGTTGGCCGAGAACCTGGGGTTCATCCCGTTCTTCGAAGGACCGCCTTCGGCCACTGGCCGCACCATGCTGGTGGCCATCCTGGTCCTCGCGGTGATGATCCTGCCGATCATCACCGCCGTCGTGCGGGAGGCGTTCGTCCAGACTCCGAGGCTGCACGAGGAGGCGTCGCTGGCGCTGGGCGCCACCCGCTGGGAAATGATCAAGATGGCGGTGCTGCCGTTCGGCAGGTCGAGCATCATCGGTGCCTCGATGCTGGGGCTCGGACGCGCGCTCGGCGAGACGATGGCCGTGGCCATCGTGCTGTCGGTCTCGGGCGGAGTCACCTTCAACCTCATCAGCACCGGTAACCCGGGGACCATCGCGGCCAACATCGCGTTGCAGTTCCCCGAGTCCACCGGCATCGCCATCAACACGCTGATCGCCTCCGGTCTGGTGCTGTTCGCCCTCACCCTGGTCGTGAACATGGCGGCCCGTGCGGTGGTCGAGCGGCGCAAGGAATTCTCGGGAGCCAACTGA
- the pstA gene encoding phosphate ABC transporter permease PstA: protein MPSPTSTPDTGDTDLHTPLSGVPLTHGQLPKHASWIVLVVAALVGLGLWWLADWNIAGATILAAICYTVVLYTWSRFVEGPRKAKDRLVTTLVTGAFLLALLPLISVVVTVVSKGLARFDAEFFTYSMRGVLGEGGGVYHAITGTLIITGLATAISVPVGMLTAIYLVEYGRGKLAKAITFFVDVMTGIPSIVAGLFAYSLFALLFDNPGIRMGMMGAIALSVLMTPVVVRSTEEMLKLVPNELREASYALGVPKWRTILKVVLPTALAGIATGVTLAIARVIGETAPLLVTAGITTGDNFDPFDDRMATLPVFAYYQYVAPGTPPEPALDRAWAAALLLIIIVMVLNLIARLISRMFAPKTRG from the coding sequence ATGCCCAGTCCGACGAGTACTCCCGACACGGGAGACACCGACCTGCACACACCGCTGTCCGGTGTACCGCTCACACATGGGCAGCTACCGAAGCACGCCTCGTGGATCGTGTTGGTCGTCGCGGCACTGGTCGGTCTCGGCCTGTGGTGGCTCGCCGATTGGAACATCGCGGGCGCGACCATCCTCGCCGCGATCTGCTACACCGTCGTGCTCTACACGTGGTCCCGCTTCGTCGAGGGGCCGAGGAAAGCCAAGGACCGGTTGGTCACGACCCTGGTGACAGGCGCGTTCCTGCTCGCCCTGCTGCCGTTGATCTCGGTCGTGGTCACGGTGGTGTCCAAGGGCCTGGCCCGGTTCGACGCCGAGTTCTTCACCTACTCGATGCGAGGTGTGCTCGGTGAGGGCGGTGGTGTCTACCACGCCATCACGGGCACGCTCATCATCACCGGACTCGCGACGGCCATCTCGGTGCCGGTGGGCATGTTGACCGCCATCTACCTGGTGGAGTACGGCCGGGGCAAACTCGCCAAGGCCATCACCTTCTTCGTCGACGTCATGACCGGTATCCCCTCGATCGTCGCCGGTCTGTTCGCCTACTCCCTTTTCGCGTTGCTGTTCGACAACCCCGGCATCCGCATGGGGATGATGGGCGCCATCGCGTTGAGCGTGCTGATGACCCCCGTGGTGGTGCGGTCGACGGAGGAGATGCTGAAGCTCGTCCCCAACGAGTTGCGGGAGGCGTCGTACGCGCTCGGGGTCCCCAAATGGCGGACTATCCTCAAGGTGGTGCTGCCGACCGCACTGGCCGGTATCGCCACGGGTGTCACCCTCGCCATCGCCAGGGTCATCGGCGAAACCGCACCTTTGCTGGTGACGGCGGGTATCACCACGGGCGACAACTTCGATCCGTTCGACGACCGCATGGCCACCTTGCCGGTCTTCGCGTACTACCAGTACGTCGCCCCTGGTACCCCACCCGAGCCGGCACTCGATCGGGCCTGGGCGGCCGCGCTGCTGCTCATCATCATCGTGATGGTGCTCAACCTGATCGCCCGGCTCATCTCCCGCATGTTCGCCCCCAAGACCCGCGGCTAG
- the pstB gene encoding phosphate ABC transporter ATP-binding protein PstB: MAKQIEVKDLDIYYDKVLAVQGVSMTIQPRSVTALIGPSGCGKSTFLRTLNRMHELVPNARVEGQVLLDGQDLYAPDVDPVRVRTQIGMVFQRPNPFPTMSIYDNVAAGLKLNNRKMKRSEMDDIVERSLRSANLWNEVKDRLGKPGSGLSGGQQQRLCIARAIAVQPDVLLMDEPCSALDPISTQAIEDLMLELKSEYTIVIVTHNMQQAARVSDTTGFFNLKGIGQPGELVEIGETAKIFSMPQNKATEDYISGRFG, translated from the coding sequence GTGGCAAAGCAAATCGAGGTCAAGGATCTCGACATCTACTACGACAAGGTCCTCGCCGTACAAGGCGTGTCGATGACGATCCAGCCACGGTCGGTCACCGCGCTGATCGGTCCTTCCGGCTGCGGCAAGTCCACGTTCCTGCGCACGTTGAACCGGATGCACGAACTCGTGCCGAACGCGCGGGTCGAGGGCCAGGTCCTGCTGGACGGCCAGGACCTGTACGCGCCGGACGTGGACCCCGTGCGGGTGCGCACCCAGATCGGCATGGTGTTCCAGCGGCCGAACCCGTTCCCCACGATGTCGATCTACGACAACGTGGCCGCCGGGCTCAAGCTGAACAACCGGAAGATGAAGCGCTCGGAGATGGACGACATCGTCGAGCGCTCACTGCGTTCGGCGAACCTGTGGAACGAGGTCAAGGACCGCTTGGGCAAACCGGGCTCCGGCCTGTCCGGCGGTCAGCAACAGCGCCTGTGCATCGCGCGCGCCATCGCGGTGCAGCCGGACGTGCTGTTGATGGACGAACCGTGTTCCGCGCTCGACCCGATCTCCACTCAGGCCATCGAGGACCTGATGTTGGAACTCAAGAGCGAGTACACGATCGTGATCGTCACCCACAACATGCAGCAGGCCGCCCGGGTCAGCGATACGACCGGGTTCTTCAACCTCAAGGGCATCGGACAGCCGGGTGAGTTGGTGGAGATCGGCGAGACCGCCAAGATCTTCTCGATGCCGCAGAACAAGGCCACGGAGGACTACATCTCCGGCCGCTTCGGCTGA
- the mshD gene encoding mycothiol synthase has translation MRNFVWAEELDADRIDDVRALLLAARETDGRPEVEPDGPLPGEFSGPRHLLCFSGEGAAAELVGYAHLDVRGDAFGRQVAELIVHPAHRRRGHGTALLEEVLRHADRLRIWSHGDHPAAARLAERFGLSRARELLVMSASSAEQEWPKPRLPEGVRLRTFVPGQDEEAVIAVNARAFDWHPEQSQFDVKALREAQRESWFDADGFFLAENAEGRVVGFHWTKVHPANPNRFGGRPVGEVYVVGVDPDAQGGGLGKALTLAGLRHLRQRGLEQVILYVEGDNAPAIAVYRKLGFETVETDVQYAQGS, from the coding sequence ATGCGCAACTTCGTGTGGGCCGAGGAACTGGACGCCGACCGCATCGATGATGTGCGCGCATTGCTGCTGGCCGCGCGCGAGACCGACGGCCGTCCCGAGGTCGAACCGGACGGACCGCTGCCCGGCGAGTTCTCCGGTCCACGTCACCTGCTGTGTTTCAGCGGGGAGGGCGCCGCGGCCGAACTCGTCGGCTACGCCCACCTCGATGTCCGGGGCGATGCGTTCGGACGCCAGGTCGCCGAGCTGATCGTGCATCCCGCGCACCGGCGACGGGGACACGGGACGGCCCTACTCGAGGAAGTGTTGCGGCACGCGGACCGGCTTCGGATCTGGTCCCACGGCGATCACCCCGCCGCCGCTCGACTGGCCGAGCGGTTCGGACTGTCGCGGGCCAGGGAGCTTCTCGTGATGAGCGCGTCCTCGGCCGAACAGGAATGGCCAAAGCCCCGGCTTCCGGAGGGCGTCAGGTTACGCACATTCGTCCCCGGCCAGGACGAGGAGGCGGTGATAGCCGTCAACGCGCGTGCCTTCGACTGGCACCCCGAACAGAGCCAATTCGACGTGAAGGCGTTGCGGGAAGCGCAGCGGGAGAGCTGGTTCGACGCCGACGGGTTCTTCCTCGCCGAGAACGCCGAGGGCCGGGTCGTGGGCTTCCACTGGACGAAAGTGCACCCGGCCAACCCGAACCGTTTCGGTGGGCGTCCCGTCGGGGAGGTCTACGTCGTCGGTGTCGACCCCGACGCGCAAGGCGGGGGACTCGGCAAGGCGCTGACCCTGGCCGGACTGCGCCACCTGCGGCAACGTGGGCTCGAGCAGGTGATCCTCTACGTCGAGGGCGACAACGCGCCCGCTATCGCCGTCTACCGCAAACTCGGTTTCGAGACGGTGGAGACCGACGTCCAGTACGCGCAAGGGTCGTGA